A DNA window from Streptomyces parvus contains the following coding sequences:
- a CDS encoding ABC transporter permease, with product MTLLDEKRAAAPPRPAPPSRGAAILRDLGLGVRFAAAGGREGWIRTLLTAVGVGLGVALLLLASSVPHLLDERNAREQARSEPRTSDSPDARAAKSDSSVVRIDATSEYRDRTVAGYLMRPDGSTPVLPPGVDRFPAADTMVVSPALKELLTDPGNALLRERLPYEITGTIGDAGLRSPHELLYYAGSDTLTPAKGGHRVDGYGDSREGAPLPPLLIVLVVMVCVVLLVPVAIFIATAVRFGGDRRDRRLAALRLVGADIRTTRRIAAGEAMFGALLGLLIGVAFFLGGRLFVGSVEIWDVSAFPADLLPDPRLALLIVVAVPLTAVLVTLVAMRSVVVEPLGVVRRGRERGRRLWWRLLMPAAGLAVLAVTGRTNGYEPVNPFAIASGAVLVLVGLALLLPWLVEACVNRLRGGPVPWQLATRRLQLSSGAASRAVSGVTVAVAGAIALQMLFAALNADFHQVTGQDPSRAQFAAYSEDVTGEAATSAIEQFRATEGVEVVIGSVEAYATKPGTYTDDEIQPTTSLTLGTCATLRELARIDRCEDGDAFVVHPPDDKDQAGWVDQTARKGRTVLIGEGMGAEPFRWTLPADTETVMGRKDPMGETHFGIMATTGALDAGKLPGATIVAQVRVDESVPDVAEHVRNTAIRIDPGVRFVELNSVARDRQYDSVQTGLQVGATVVLLLIAASMLVSQLEQLRERRRLLSVLVAFGTRRSTLGWSVLWQTAVPVALGLVVAVVGGLGLGGTLAWMISKSVTDWWLFWPMVGAGGALIALVTLASLPPLWRLMRPEGLRTE from the coding sequence ATGACCCTGCTCGACGAGAAGCGGGCCGCGGCACCCCCGCGCCCGGCACCGCCGTCCCGGGGCGCGGCGATCCTCCGCGACCTCGGCCTCGGCGTCCGGTTCGCCGCCGCCGGTGGCCGCGAGGGCTGGATCCGTACGCTGCTGACCGCCGTCGGCGTCGGCCTCGGCGTGGCGCTGCTGCTGCTCGCCTCCTCCGTACCGCATCTGCTCGACGAGCGGAACGCGCGCGAACAGGCCCGCAGCGAGCCGCGGACCTCCGATTCGCCCGACGCGCGTGCCGCGAAGTCGGACAGCTCGGTGGTGCGGATCGACGCCACCTCCGAGTACCGGGACCGCACGGTCGCCGGGTATCTGATGCGCCCGGACGGTTCGACGCCGGTCCTCCCGCCGGGGGTCGACCGCTTCCCGGCGGCGGACACCATGGTGGTCTCCCCCGCGCTGAAGGAACTGCTCACCGACCCGGGCAACGCGTTGCTGCGCGAGCGGCTGCCGTACGAGATCACCGGCACGATCGGGGACGCCGGGCTGCGCTCCCCCCATGAACTCCTCTACTACGCGGGCAGCGACACCCTGACCCCCGCGAAGGGCGGACACCGCGTCGACGGGTACGGGGACTCCCGCGAGGGCGCCCCCCTGCCGCCGCTGCTGATCGTGCTCGTCGTCATGGTCTGCGTCGTACTGCTGGTGCCGGTGGCGATCTTCATCGCCACCGCCGTGCGCTTCGGCGGCGACCGCCGCGACCGCCGGCTGGCCGCGCTGCGCCTGGTCGGCGCGGACATCCGGACGACCCGGCGGATCGCCGCCGGGGAGGCGATGTTCGGCGCGCTGCTCGGGCTGCTGATCGGTGTGGCGTTCTTCCTGGGGGGCCGCTTGTTCGTCGGCTCGGTGGAGATCTGGGACGTCAGCGCGTTCCCCGCCGACCTGCTGCCCGACCCCCGGCTCGCCCTCCTCATCGTGGTGGCGGTGCCGCTGACCGCCGTCCTCGTCACCCTGGTCGCGATGCGGTCCGTGGTGGTCGAGCCGCTCGGCGTCGTACGCCGGGGCCGCGAGCGGGGACGCCGGCTCTGGTGGCGGCTGCTGATGCCCGCGGCCGGTCTCGCGGTGCTCGCCGTGACGGGCCGCACCAACGGGTACGAGCCGGTGAACCCCTTCGCCATAGCCTCGGGCGCGGTCCTGGTGCTGGTCGGTCTCGCGCTGCTGCTGCCCTGGCTGGTCGAGGCCTGTGTGAACCGGCTGCGCGGCGGCCCGGTGCCCTGGCAGCTCGCCACCCGCCGGCTCCAGTTGAGCAGTGGGGCCGCGTCCCGCGCGGTCAGCGGGGTGACGGTCGCGGTGGCCGGGGCCATCGCCCTGCAGATGCTCTTCGCCGCGCTGAACGCCGACTTCCACCAGGTGACCGGCCAGGACCCCTCGCGGGCCCAGTTCGCCGCGTACTCCGAGGACGTCACCGGCGAGGCCGCCACCTCCGCCATCGAACAGTTCCGCGCCACCGAGGGCGTGGAGGTGGTGATCGGCTCGGTGGAGGCGTACGCGACCAAGCCCGGGACGTACACGGACGACGAGATACAGCCCACCACCTCGCTGACCCTCGGCACCTGCGCGACCCTGCGCGAACTGGCCCGGATCGACCGGTGCGAGGACGGCGACGCCTTCGTCGTGCACCCCCCGGACGACAAGGACCAGGCGGGCTGGGTGGACCAGACCGCGCGCAAGGGCAGGACCGTCCTGATCGGCGAGGGCATGGGCGCGGAGCCGTTCCGGTGGACGCTGCCCGCCGACACCGAGACCGTCATGGGCCGCAAGGACCCGATGGGCGAGACCCACTTCGGGATCATGGCGACCACCGGAGCGCTGGACGCGGGCAAGCTGCCCGGCGCCACGATCGTCGCGCAGGTCCGGGTCGACGAGAGCGTGCCGGATGTCGCCGAGCACGTACGCAACACGGCGATCAGGATCGACCCCGGGGTGCGCTTCGTCGAGCTGAACTCGGTGGCACGCGACCGTCAGTACGACAGCGTGCAGACCGGACTCCAGGTCGGAGCGACCGTGGTGCTGCTGCTGATCGCCGCCTCGATGCTGGTCTCCCAGCTGGAGCAGTTGCGCGAGCGCAGGCGGCTGCTGTCGGTGCTGGTCGCCTTCGGCACCCGGCGCTCCACGCTCGGCTGGTCGGTGCTGTGGCAGACCGCCGTGCCGGTCGCGCTCGGCCTGGTGGTCGCGGTCGTGGGCGGCCTGGGCCTCGGCGGGACGCTCGCCTGGATGATCAGCAAGTCGGTGACCGACTGGTGGCTGTTCTGGCCGATGGTGGGGGCCGGGGGCGCGCTGATCGCGCTGGTGACGCTGGCGTCGCTGCCGCCGCTGTGGCGCCTGATGCGCCCGGAGGGGCTGCGCACCGAGTGA
- a CDS encoding ABC transporter ATP-binding protein codes for MIPEGSLLAAHDLRKTYGSTPALDGASFSVHPGEVVAVMGPSGSGKSTLLHCLAGIITPDSGTITYAGRELSAMSDAERSALRRSDFGFVFQFGQLVPELTCVENVALPLRLNGVKRQAAERTALEWMERLEVDDLRSQRPGEVSGGQGQRVAVARALAAAPKVIFADEPTGALDSLNGERVMELLTEAARSANVAVVLVTHEPRVAAYSDRDVTVRDGRARDLEHSA; via the coding sequence GTGATTCCCGAAGGCTCCCTGCTCGCCGCGCACGATCTGCGCAAGACCTACGGTTCGACGCCCGCCCTGGACGGCGCGTCGTTCTCCGTGCACCCCGGCGAGGTCGTCGCCGTGATGGGCCCCTCCGGCTCCGGCAAGTCGACCCTGCTGCACTGTCTGGCCGGGATCATCACGCCCGACTCCGGCACCATCACCTACGCGGGCCGCGAGCTGTCCGCGATGTCCGACGCCGAGCGCAGCGCCCTGCGGCGCAGCGACTTCGGCTTCGTCTTCCAGTTCGGCCAGCTCGTTCCCGAGCTGACCTGTGTGGAGAACGTCGCCCTGCCGCTGCGGCTCAACGGCGTGAAGCGCCAGGCCGCCGAGCGCACCGCGCTGGAGTGGATGGAGCGCCTGGAGGTCGACGACCTCAGGTCCCAGCGTCCCGGTGAGGTCTCCGGCGGGCAGGGCCAGCGGGTCGCCGTGGCCCGCGCGTTGGCCGCGGCGCCGAAGGTGATCTTCGCGGACGAGCCGACCGGCGCGCTGGACTCGCTCAACGGCGAGCGGGTGATGGAGCTGCTCACCGAGGCCGCCCGTTCCGCCAACGTCGCCGTGGTCCTGGTGACCCACGAGCCCCGGGTAGCCGCCTACTCCGACCGTGACGTCACCGTGCGCGACGGCCGGGCCCGGGACCTGGAGCACTCCGCATGA
- a CDS encoding PadR family transcriptional regulator, giving the protein MSIGHTLLGLLESGPRHGYDLKRTFDEKFGQDRPLHYGQVYSTMSRLLRNGLVEVDGVESEGGPERKRYAITDAGITDVSQWLAQPEKPEPYLQSTLYTKVVLALLTDRSAADLLDTQRSAHLRMMRVLTDRKRQGDLADQLICDHALFHLEADLRWLELTAARLDQLAKVVAP; this is encoded by the coding sequence ATGTCTATCGGTCACACCCTCCTCGGGCTCCTGGAGTCCGGCCCCCGACACGGCTACGACCTGAAGCGGACCTTCGACGAGAAGTTCGGCCAGGACCGCCCGCTCCACTACGGCCAGGTCTACTCGACGATGTCCCGGCTCCTGAGGAACGGACTCGTCGAGGTCGACGGCGTCGAGAGCGAAGGAGGTCCCGAGCGCAAGCGGTACGCCATCACCGACGCCGGGATCACCGATGTCTCGCAGTGGCTGGCCCAGCCCGAGAAGCCCGAGCCCTACCTCCAGTCGACGCTGTACACCAAGGTCGTCCTCGCGCTGCTGACCGACCGCAGCGCGGCCGACCTGCTGGACACCCAGCGCTCGGCACATCTGCGGATGATGCGCGTCCTCACCGACCGCAAGCGCCAGGGCGACCTCGCCGACCAGCTGATCTGTGACCACGCCCTGTTCCACCTGGAAGCCGATCTGCGCTGGCTGGAACTGACCGCCGCCCGTCTCGACCAGCTCGCCAAGGTGGTGGCTCCGTGA
- a CDS encoding SPFH domain-containing protein, whose translation MTAQHDDRHPDTPAADLSIDTPDMPAPQVREVVAHSIPGGLGLLLTVLGVFAGVGLAIGGGVIGANGSNAVGVPLLILGVLLVIASFFCMSGVKMVAPGEARVIQLFGRYVGTIRADGLRWINPLTSSRKISTRVRNHETAVLKVNDAYGNPIELAAIVVWKVEDTAQALFEVDDFLEFVATQTEAAVRHIAIEYPYDAHDEDGLSLRGNAEEITEKLAAELTARVQAAGVRIIESRFSHLAYAPEIASAMLQRQQAGAVVAARQQIVEGAVGMVEMALHRIAEQDIVELDSERKAAMVSNLMVVLCGDRSAQPVLNTGTLYQ comes from the coding sequence ATGACCGCACAGCACGACGACCGCCACCCGGACACGCCGGCGGCGGACCTCTCCATCGACACTCCCGACATGCCCGCACCGCAGGTCAGGGAGGTCGTCGCCCACTCCATCCCGGGCGGCCTCGGACTTCTCCTGACCGTGCTCGGGGTGTTCGCCGGCGTCGGCCTCGCCATCGGCGGCGGGGTGATCGGAGCGAACGGCAGCAACGCGGTCGGCGTCCCGCTCCTCATCCTCGGCGTGCTCCTGGTGATCGCCTCGTTCTTCTGCATGAGCGGTGTGAAGATGGTCGCTCCGGGCGAGGCCCGGGTGATCCAGCTCTTCGGCCGGTACGTCGGCACCATCCGCGCCGACGGGCTGCGCTGGATCAACCCGCTGACCTCCAGCCGAAAGATCTCCACCCGCGTCCGCAACCACGAGACCGCCGTCCTCAAGGTCAACGACGCCTACGGCAACCCGATCGAGCTGGCCGCGATCGTCGTCTGGAAGGTCGAGGACACCGCCCAGGCGCTCTTCGAGGTCGACGACTTCCTGGAGTTCGTGGCCACCCAGACCGAGGCGGCCGTCCGGCACATCGCCATCGAGTACCCCTACGACGCCCACGACGAGGACGGCCTCTCGCTGCGCGGCAACGCCGAGGAGATCACCGAGAAGCTGGCCGCCGAGCTGACCGCCCGGGTCCAGGCCGCGGGCGTCCGGATCATCGAGTCGCGCTTCAGCCACCTCGCGTACGCCCCGGAGATCGCCTCCGCCATGCTCCAGCGCCAGCAGGCCGGCGCGGTCGTCGCGGCCCGTCAGCAGATCGTCGAGGGTGCGGTGGGCATGGTCGAGATGGCCCTGCACCGGATCGCCGAGCAGGACATCGTGGAGCTGGACTCCGAGCGGAAGGCGGCCATGGTCAGCAATCTGATGGTGGTGCTGTGCGGCGACCGCAGCGCCCAGCCGGTCCTCAACACGGGCACCCTCTACCAGTGA
- a CDS encoding transglycosylase domain-containing protein: MGRADARRAQAQESRRAVKSGGIRRLFTWKKLLGTVFGIVLLGMGAFGALYLYVDVPAANAMAERQSNVYQYSDGTVLARTGKGVNRQIVDLDEVPKKVQHAFVAAENKTFYKDQGVDLKGTTRGLFNTVSGKGKQGGSTITQQYVKNYYLTQDPTVSRKLKELVISLKIDQQMSKDQILAGYINTAYYGRGASGVQAAAQAYYGVDAEDLNVSQGAYLASLLQAPSQYDWATATPTGKKLVKERWAYTLRNMVEMGWLTESEKAELKFAVPQKPKPAAGMEGQTGYLVEAANKELEKQGVSAEDREAGGWTFTLTVDKKRQQALEKAVDDQLESKLDREGSKVDATVQAGATSVDPKTGKVVALYGGEDYIKHYISNATRQDYQPASTFKPLVLASALENESTTQDGSLIGLNTIYDGTSKRPVVGSDTPFNPQNEDDRSYGPISVQKAMNSSVNSVFAQMIVDVTPAAAKETALDLGVPDKNFPERPAVSLGTMNASTWDMAGAYATLDNHGRKVTPHILQSAEHRDRTVTPEKPKREQAISRASADTVTKALTGVVDAGSGSAANTPAYDAAGKTGTSEDNKSAWFAGYTPELTTVVALFGEGDGGRKQVSLTGTANSGRANGGGFPARIWADYTLGALDGGSGKTFDLQDVERGEVPAPPTPSDTPSEEPTEPEEPTPSDKPSETPSETPSETPTTPAPPTTSPPATAPPTSPEIPPLPGDDDGQPGERPGGNGAAPQ, encoded by the coding sequence ATGGGTCGAGCGGATGCGCGACGAGCCCAGGCGCAGGAGTCGCGCCGGGCCGTGAAGAGCGGCGGCATACGCAGACTCTTCACGTGGAAGAAGCTGCTGGGCACGGTCTTCGGGATCGTCCTGCTGGGCATGGGCGCCTTCGGCGCGCTCTACCTGTACGTCGACGTCCCCGCCGCCAACGCCATGGCCGAGCGGCAGAGCAACGTCTACCAGTACAGCGACGGCACGGTCCTCGCCCGGACCGGCAAGGGCGTCAACCGCCAGATCGTCGATCTGGACGAGGTGCCGAAGAAGGTCCAGCACGCCTTCGTCGCCGCCGAGAACAAGACCTTCTACAAGGACCAGGGCGTCGACCTGAAGGGCACCACCCGAGGTCTCTTCAACACGGTCAGCGGCAAGGGCAAGCAGGGCGGCTCGACCATCACCCAGCAGTACGTGAAGAACTACTACCTGACGCAGGACCCCACCGTGAGCCGCAAGCTCAAGGAACTGGTGATCTCCCTCAAGATCGACCAGCAGATGTCCAAGGACCAGATCCTCGCCGGGTACATCAACACCGCCTACTACGGACGCGGCGCCAGCGGTGTCCAGGCCGCCGCCCAGGCCTACTACGGGGTCGACGCCGAGGACCTGAACGTCTCCCAGGGCGCCTACCTCGCCTCCCTCCTCCAGGCCCCCAGCCAGTACGACTGGGCGACCGCCACTCCCACCGGCAAGAAGCTGGTCAAGGAGCGCTGGGCCTACACCCTGCGCAACATGGTCGAGATGGGCTGGCTCACCGAGTCCGAGAAGGCGGAGCTGAAGTTCGCCGTCCCGCAGAAGCCGAAGCCGGCCGCGGGCATGGAGGGCCAGACCGGCTATCTCGTCGAGGCGGCCAACAAGGAGCTGGAGAAGCAGGGCGTCTCGGCCGAGGACCGCGAGGCGGGCGGCTGGACCTTCACCCTCACCGTCGACAAGAAGCGCCAGCAGGCGCTGGAGAAGGCGGTCGACGACCAACTGGAGTCCAAGCTGGACCGCGAGGGCAGCAAGGTCGACGCGACTGTCCAGGCCGGCGCCACCTCCGTCGACCCCAAGACCGGCAAGGTCGTCGCGCTGTACGGCGGCGAGGACTACATCAAGCACTACATCAGCAACGCCACCCGCCAGGACTACCAGCCCGCCTCCACCTTCAAGCCCCTGGTGCTCGCCTCCGCCCTGGAGAACGAGTCGACGACCCAGGACGGCAGTCTGATCGGGCTCAACACCATCTACGACGGCACCAGCAAGCGGCCCGTCGTCGGCAGCGACACCCCGTTCAACCCGCAGAACGAGGACGACCGCAGCTACGGGCCGATCTCCGTCCAGAAGGCGATGAACAGCTCGGTCAACTCCGTCTTCGCGCAGATGATCGTCGACGTGACGCCCGCCGCCGCCAAGGAGACGGCGCTCGACCTCGGCGTACCGGACAAGAACTTCCCCGAACGCCCCGCGGTCTCGCTCGGCACCATGAACGCCTCGACCTGGGACATGGCCGGGGCGTACGCCACGCTCGACAACCACGGCCGGAAGGTCACCCCGCACATCCTCCAGTCCGCCGAACACCGCGACCGCACGGTCACCCCCGAGAAGCCCAAGCGGGAGCAGGCCATCAGCCGCGCCTCCGCCGACACGGTGACCAAGGCGCTCACCGGGGTCGTCGACGCCGGATCCGGCAGCGCGGCCAACACCCCCGCCTACGACGCGGCGGGCAAGACCGGCACCTCCGAGGACAACAAGTCCGCCTGGTTCGCCGGGTACACCCCGGAACTGACCACGGTCGTCGCCCTCTTCGGCGAGGGCGACGGCGGCCGCAAGCAGGTCTCCCTGACGGGTACGGCCAACTCCGGCCGCGCCAACGGCGGCGGCTTCCCGGCGCGGATCTGGGCCGACTACACCCTCGGCGCCCTCGACGGCGGGTCCGGCAAGACGTTCGACCTCCAGGACGTGGAGCGCGGTGAGGTCCCCGCCCCGCCGACCCCGTCGGACACGCCCTCCGAAGAGCCCACCGAGCCGGAGGAGCCGACCCCGTCGGACAAGCCCTCCGAGACGCCGAGCGAGACGCCCAGCGAGACCCCGACGACGCCCGCGCCGCCGACCACCAGCCCGCCGGCCACCGCGCCCCCCACCAGCCCGGAGATTCCGCCGCTGCCCGGGGACGACGACGGCCAGCCGGGCGAGCGGCCCGGCGGCAACGGAGCGGCCCCGCAGTGA